Proteins encoded together in one Campylobacter concisus window:
- the plsX gene encoding phosphate acyltransferase PlsX: MIRIAIDAMGGDFGAEPIISGVIEALKEAEFKAVLVGDSNAIKPLIPQPYLKNIEFIEATEVISMSDGATDALKRKDSTIYKAVELLKEKEVDAVVSAGHSGATMSLATLRVGRLKNVSRPAIATLMPNSKETATLVLDVGANVDCRSEHLFQFAIMGEAYAKEILGRKEPKVGLLSNGEEESKGNEVSKEAFKLVSRLDSFVGNAEGNQIFDGSIDVMVCDGFMGNILLKTSEGVADAIGKIIKKQVKKSPLAMAGSVLMRKVFKTLKKQVSYDEYGGAPLLGVNGCVIISHGKSNSKAIKNAIFQAIKFANSNINKVIEEELSHFAR; this comes from the coding sequence ATGATTCGCATTGCTATTGATGCTATGGGTGGTGATTTTGGTGCAGAGCCTATAATATCTGGCGTTATCGAAGCACTGAAAGAGGCAGAATTTAAAGCTGTATTAGTTGGCGATAGCAATGCCATAAAACCACTCATCCCACAACCCTATTTAAAAAATATAGAATTTATAGAAGCTACCGAAGTCATCTCGATGTCAGACGGAGCCACAGACGCACTAAAAAGAAAAGATAGCACGATCTACAAAGCTGTTGAGCTTTTAAAAGAAAAAGAAGTCGATGCTGTCGTTTCTGCTGGTCACAGCGGTGCTACTATGAGTTTAGCTACGTTAAGAGTTGGTAGATTAAAAAATGTATCTCGTCCAGCGATCGCTACGCTTATGCCTAATTCAAAAGAGACAGCTACTTTGGTTTTGGACGTTGGTGCAAATGTTGATTGCAGAAGCGAACACTTATTTCAATTTGCCATAATGGGCGAAGCCTATGCAAAAGAAATTTTAGGCAGAAAAGAGCCAAAAGTAGGTCTTTTATCAAACGGCGAAGAAGAGAGCAAAGGCAATGAAGTCAGCAAAGAGGCTTTTAAACTAGTTTCTAGGCTTGATAGTTTCGTTGGCAATGCAGAGGGCAATCAAATTTTTGATGGCAGCATTGATGTCATGGTCTGCGACGGTTTTATGGGAAATATCCTACTAAAAACGAGCGAAGGTGTCGCTGATGCCATAGGCAAGATCATCAAAAAGCAAGTCAAAAAATCACCTCTTGCTATGGCTGGATCAGTGCTTATGAGAAAAGTTTTTAAAACTCTAAAAAAACAGGTTAGCTACGATGAGTATGGCGGTGCTCCGCTTCTTGGCGTAAATGGCTGCGTCATCATAAGCCACGGCAAAAGCAACTCAAAAGCTATAAAAAATGCAATCTTTCAAGCAATTAAATTTGCTAATTCAAATATAAATAAAGTTATAGAAGAAGAACTTTCACACTTTGCAAGGTAA
- a CDS encoding beta-ketoacyl-ACP synthase III, whose translation MPKASLISIASYVPEKILTNFDFEKMVDTSDEWIVKRTGIEQRHIATTEITSDLGTKAAELAIKRSGLEKSQIDAVICATISPDHLCMPSTACKIASNLGLNFGITAFDISAACTGFIYLLELANSLIVSGAKKNVLIIGAEKLSSIIDYTDRSTCILFGDGAGAAVISASEENEIIDIHTASDGRQAELLITPGCGSAFPASDETLKNRLNFIHMSGNEVFKIAVQTLSKSVIEILHANKMQSEDIDFFIPHQANIRIIDAVKNRLNFTDEQCVLTVAKYGNTSSASIPMAINDAYEDGCIKNGSVLLLDAFGGGFTWGSAILKFGGRNFSDL comes from the coding sequence ATGCCAAAAGCTTCATTGATCTCCATTGCGTCATATGTCCCAGAAAAAATTTTAACAAATTTTGATTTTGAAAAAATGGTCGACACGAGCGATGAGTGGATAGTGAAGCGAACCGGTATAGAGCAAAGACATATCGCAACGACTGAGATAACAAGCGATCTTGGCACAAAAGCTGCCGAGCTAGCTATAAAGCGCTCGGGGCTTGAAAAATCACAAATCGATGCGGTAATCTGCGCTACGATATCTCCGGATCATCTTTGCATGCCTTCAACTGCCTGCAAGATAGCTTCAAATTTAGGCTTAAATTTTGGCATTACAGCTTTTGATATAAGTGCGGCTTGCACAGGTTTTATCTATCTTTTAGAGCTTGCAAATTCTCTTATCGTAAGTGGTGCTAAAAAAAATGTTTTGATCATAGGAGCTGAAAAACTAAGCTCGATAATCGACTACACAGATAGAAGCACATGCATACTTTTTGGTGACGGAGCTGGCGCTGCTGTGATAAGCGCTAGCGAAGAAAACGAGATCATCGACATCCACACTGCAAGCGATGGTAGACAGGCTGAGCTTTTGATAACTCCAGGATGTGGCAGTGCATTTCCAGCTAGCGATGAGACGCTAAAAAATAGACTAAATTTCATCCACATGAGCGGAAATGAGGTCTTTAAGATAGCGGTTCAAACGCTTAGTAAAAGTGTAATAGAAATTTTACACGCAAACAAAATGCAAAGCGAAGATATCGACTTTTTCATACCTCATCAAGCAAATATCAGGATAATAGACGCCGTAAAAAATAGGCTAAATTTCACTGACGAGCAGTGCGTTTTGACAGTTGCAAAATATGGCAACACAAGCTCTGCTTCGATCCCAATGGCGATAAATGATGCTTACGAGGATGGGTGCATCAAAAATGGCTCTGTTTTGCTTCTTGATGCATTTGGTGGTGGCTTTACTTGGGGTTCGGCGATACTAAAATTTGGCGGTAGAAATTTTAGCGATCTGTAA
- a CDS encoding peroxiredoxin: MLVTKKAPDFTAAAVLGNNQIVNDFNLYKNIGEKGAVVFFYPMDFTFVCPSEIIAFDKRYDEFKSRGIEVIAVSCDNQFSHFAWKETPVNKGGIGKVRFPIVADMTKSIARGFDVLLEDAGVALRGSFLLDKDGTVRHAVINDLPLGRNIDEMIRMVDTMLFTNEHGEVCPAGWHKGDAGMKPSTEGVADYLSHNESKL; this comes from the coding sequence ATGTTAGTAACAAAAAAAGCACCTGACTTTACAGCTGCAGCAGTTTTAGGAAACAATCAAATCGTAAATGATTTCAACCTTTACAAAAACATCGGCGAAAAGGGCGCTGTTGTCTTCTTCTATCCAATGGACTTTACATTTGTTTGCCCAAGCGAGATCATCGCATTTGATAAAAGATATGACGAGTTCAAGTCACGCGGTATCGAAGTTATCGCAGTTTCTTGCGACAACCAGTTCTCACACTTTGCATGGAAAGAGACTCCAGTAAATAAAGGCGGTATCGGCAAAGTTCGCTTCCCGATCGTAGCTGACATGACAAAATCAATCGCTCGCGGCTTTGACGTACTTCTAGAAGACGCTGGCGTAGCACTTCGCGGATCATTCCTACTTGACAAAGATGGCACAGTTCGCCACGCAGTTATAAACGACCTACCACTTGGCAGAAACATCGACGAGATGATCAGAATGGTAGATACTATGCTATTTACAAACGAGCACGGCGAAGTTTGCCCAGCTGGCTGGCACAAAGGTGATGCTGGTATGAAACCAAGCACAGAAGGCGTTGCTGACTACCTTTCACACAACGAAAGCAAACTATAA
- a CDS encoding PilZ domain-containing protein — MEFKGRQELVENCEDCILGLRAKFIDEGIKFCRQLTLVVPHEQMKICLESIFDALLIQKPNATQIRDDLNSLIPKLNAKDELVNFLLLNLTLNFSHACDDAVYVGYFVNAVSRMKEILYNTQDHQEATVKTMIDTGSFFYEDPINTFTRMKNAKVRPEFLNLYDGLNIKYEAEILEVKEDSVVFRVDMMQILAMKQDGKGFILPNSFFSKQLRADIIDYNIADKSVTLSNFSRTATMHANKRKFQRVLPNRFTKISLKGEQGELVGSLYDISEGGMSILSSQATNFKDGEELEANFDILLSPNEVKNVSLKLKLVTELAYKGYIRYCMQLVDDDKTIKDFTQKRVKETLDELRSRINLYE, encoded by the coding sequence ATGGAGTTTAAGGGCAGGCAAGAACTTGTCGAAAATTGCGAGGATTGCATACTTGGTTTAAGAGCTAAATTTATAGATGAGGGCATCAAATTTTGCAGACAACTAACCCTTGTAGTGCCACACGAGCAGATGAAAATTTGCCTTGAGAGTATCTTTGACGCGCTACTCATCCAAAAGCCAAATGCCACACAAATTCGCGACGACTTAAACAGCCTAATACCAAAACTAAATGCAAAAGATGAGCTAGTAAATTTCTTGCTCTTAAATTTGACACTAAATTTTAGTCACGCCTGCGATGATGCAGTATATGTGGGCTATTTTGTAAATGCCGTCTCAAGGATGAAAGAAATTTTATATAACACGCAGGATCACCAAGAAGCCACAGTAAAAACGATGATCGATACTGGCTCATTTTTCTACGAAGATCCGATCAACACATTTACACGCATGAAAAATGCCAAAGTCCGCCCTGAGTTTTTAAATTTATACGACGGACTAAATATAAAATACGAAGCCGAAATTTTAGAGGTTAAAGAAGATAGCGTCGTTTTCCGCGTAGATATGATGCAAATTTTAGCCATGAAGCAAGATGGCAAGGGCTTTATCCTGCCAAACAGCTTCTTCTCAAAACAACTTCGCGCCGACATCATCGACTACAATATCGCCGATAAAAGCGTCACCCTTTCAAATTTCTCGCGCACAGCGACCATGCACGCAAACAAGAGAAAATTCCAGCGTGTCTTGCCAAACCGCTTTACCAAAATTTCTCTAAAAGGAGAGCAAGGCGAGCTTGTTGGCAGCCTTTATGACATCTCAGAGGGCGGCATGAGCATATTAAGCTCACAAGCTACAAATTTCAAAGACGGAGAAGAGTTAGAGGCAAATTTTGACATCTTGCTCTCACCAAATGAAGTAAAAAACGTCTCTTTAAAGCTAAAGCTAGTCACAGAGCTAGCATACAAGGGCTACATCAGATACTGCATGCAGCTAGTTGATGATGACAAAACGATAAAAGACTTCACGCAAAAGCGCGTCAAAGAGACACTTGACGAACTTCGCTCACGCATAAATTTATACGAATAA
- a CDS encoding ATP-binding protein, producing the protein MKTIQENLKLFYIGLKDKEPFFYKNKDLTTHAAIIGMTGSGKTGLGITLLEEACIDNIPSIIIDPKGDITNLALTFPQMRPEDFLPYVDEAEAANKGQSVEEFAAAQVELWRNGIESSFQDLERVKILKDSASFNIYTPKSSAGIGVALLSDFACPNISDDEIFSNYINSLAASVLSLIGMSSEDMSSKEQLLISTIFESKFKEQKDVTIEELINFIANPPFKKIGVFDVDTFYPSSERLKLAMKINALIASPSFKGWTQGVRLEISKMLFDENGKAKCNIFTISHLNDAERMFFATLLLNEIIAWMRGTEGTSSLRAILYMDEIFGFFPPNANPPSKTPMLTLLKQARAFGLGCVLSTQNPVDLDYKGLSNIGTWFIGRLQTAQDKARVIDGLSGIAGSSLDKASLENLISNLAKRNFLLKNINEDGLNVISTRWALSYLKGPLSREQISNLMKDKKENLSSQGVDKSEMKFSAKPIISSAITQLYTNSKSLTPNLLASAKVRIYDTKKGIDSVCEVSYLYELSENDKEPNWSEASEGMHVDASENEPSGASFAAVPNFITSAKNFDALEKDFKEFLYRNFKFNTFEAMRIYSKENESKEEFFIRLQDKCNEILEDQTAKLTTKFEKEQKSLQDKLSKALAKLDKEQKEMTTSGLDAAINIGASIFGAIFGNKLLSRQNAGKIASSARSANKVLKERSDVKLSEQSVNDINLAISELEEKFTKECDALKEANDVKNITINETQISPKKSDIYDEKIVLLWR; encoded by the coding sequence GTGAAAACCATACAAGAAAATTTAAAACTTTTTTACATCGGACTAAAAGATAAAGAGCCATTTTTTTATAAAAACAAGGACCTAACCACTCACGCAGCCATCATTGGTATGACTGGTAGCGGCAAAACAGGCCTTGGTATCACGCTTTTAGAAGAAGCCTGCATAGACAACATCCCCTCTATCATCATCGATCCAAAGGGCGATATCACAAATTTAGCCCTCACCTTTCCGCAGATGAGGCCGGAGGATTTTTTACCTTATGTCGATGAAGCAGAAGCGGCCAATAAAGGTCAAAGTGTAGAGGAATTTGCCGCCGCTCAGGTCGAGCTTTGGAGAAACGGTATAGAGTCGAGCTTTCAAGACCTTGAACGAGTAAAAATTTTAAAAGATAGCGCTAGCTTTAATATCTACACGCCAAAAAGCTCAGCTGGCATAGGTGTGGCGCTACTTAGCGACTTTGCCTGCCCAAATATTAGTGACGATGAAATTTTTAGCAACTATATAAACTCGCTCGCAGCGTCGGTGCTATCGCTTATTGGCATGAGTTCTGAGGATATGAGCTCAAAAGAACAGCTGCTTATATCCACTATATTTGAGAGCAAATTTAAAGAGCAAAAAGACGTCACTATCGAAGAGCTTATCAATTTCATAGCAAATCCGCCGTTTAAAAAGATAGGCGTTTTTGACGTGGATACCTTCTATCCAAGCAGTGAGCGTCTAAAGCTTGCCATGAAGATAAACGCGCTCATCGCAAGCCCAAGCTTTAAGGGCTGGACACAGGGCGTTAGGCTTGAAATTTCAAAGATGCTTTTTGACGAAAACGGTAAAGCAAAGTGTAATATCTTTACGATCTCACATCTAAATGACGCTGAGAGGATGTTTTTTGCCACCCTTTTACTAAACGAGATCATCGCGTGGATGCGCGGAACAGAGGGCACTAGCTCACTTAGAGCGATCCTATATATGGATGAAATTTTTGGCTTCTTTCCGCCAAACGCAAATCCGCCGTCAAAAACGCCTATGCTCACACTCTTAAAACAAGCCCGTGCATTTGGTTTAGGCTGTGTTTTAAGCACGCAAAACCCAGTCGATCTTGACTACAAAGGCCTTAGCAACATCGGCACTTGGTTCATCGGCCGTCTCCAAACAGCGCAGGATAAAGCCCGCGTGATCGACGGACTAAGCGGCATCGCAGGCTCAAGCTTAGACAAAGCCTCGCTTGAAAATCTCATATCAAATTTAGCCAAAAGAAATTTCTTACTCAAAAATATAAATGAGGACGGCTTAAACGTCATCTCCACGCGCTGGGCACTTAGCTATCTAAAAGGCCCACTTAGCCGCGAGCAAATTTCAAATTTGATGAAAGATAAAAAAGAAAATTTAAGCAGCCAAGGTGTAGATAAAAGTGAGATGAAATTTAGCGCAAAACCTATCATCTCAAGTGCGATCACACAGCTTTACACTAACTCAAAAAGCCTTACGCCAAATTTGCTAGCAAGCGCAAAAGTGAGAATTTACGACACTAAAAAGGGCATAGACAGCGTTTGTGAGGTGAGCTACCTTTACGAGCTTAGTGAAAATGACAAAGAGCCAAACTGGAGCGAGGCTAGCGAAGGCATGCACGTTGATGCGAGCGAAAATGAACCAAGCGGCGCAAGCTTTGCAGCTGTGCCAAATTTCATAACGAGTGCTAAAAATTTTGACGCTTTAGAGAAAGATTTTAAAGAGTTTTTATATAGAAATTTCAAATTTAACACCTTTGAGGCGATGAGAATTTACTCAAAAGAAAACGAGTCAAAAGAGGAGTTTTTTATAAGGCTTCAGGATAAGTGCAATGAAATTTTAGAGGATCAAACTGCAAAGCTCACGACTAAATTTGAAAAAGAGCAAAAGAGCTTGCAAGATAAGCTAAGCAAAGCCCTTGCAAAGCTTGATAAAGAGCAAAAAGAGATGACCACAAGCGGCCTTGACGCAGCTATAAATATAGGCGCAAGCATATTTGGAGCGATATTTGGCAATAAGCTCTTATCTCGCCAAAACGCGGGCAAGATCGCCTCAAGCGCAAGAAGTGCAAACAAGGTCTTAAAAGAGCGAAGCGACGTTAAGCTTAGCGAGCAAAGTGTAAATGATATAAATTTGGCCATAAGCGAGCTCGAAGAGAAATTTACAAAAGAGTGCGACGCGCTAAAAGAGGCAAATGATGTTAAAAACATCACGATAAACGAAACGCAAATTTCACCAAAGAAAAGCGACATCTACGACGAAAAAATCGTGCTTTTGTGGAGATGA
- the plsY gene encoding glycerol-3-phosphate 1-O-acyltransferase PlsY, with protein sequence MQNLILYAVSYLLGSIPSGLILAKIFGHVDIKKEGSKSIGATNVLRVLKQTNPKLAKKLAILTVVCDVLKGVLPLIIASLLGASQSTLWTMAVLSVAGHCFSIFLGFQGGKGVATGAGVLAFFLPVEIIIALVVWFLVGKFLKISSLASLCALIALIASSFIIHPELDEIYTHAPILIIAFLVVYKHIPNIVRLLSGKEQKVV encoded by the coding sequence ATGCAAAATTTAATACTTTATGCCGTTAGCTACCTGCTTGGTAGCATCCCATCAGGGCTCATACTAGCAAAAATTTTCGGACATGTTGATATAAAAAAAGAGGGCAGCAAAAGCATAGGCGCGACAAATGTTTTAAGGGTTTTAAAGCAAACAAACCCAAAACTCGCCAAAAAATTAGCCATTTTAACCGTAGTTTGTGACGTTTTAAAGGGCGTTTTGCCACTCATCATAGCCTCTTTGCTTGGAGCTAGCCAAAGTACGCTTTGGACGATGGCAGTTTTAAGCGTTGCGGGGCATTGTTTTTCTATATTTTTAGGCTTTCAAGGTGGCAAAGGCGTGGCAACCGGAGCTGGCGTACTCGCATTTTTCTTACCAGTTGAAATCATCATCGCTCTTGTCGTTTGGTTTTTGGTCGGTAAATTTTTAAAGATAAGCTCTCTAGCCTCGCTATGCGCGCTGATAGCTCTCATCGCATCAAGCTTTATCATCCACCCAGAGCTTGATGAAATTTACACTCACGCGCCGATACTTATCATCGCATTTTTGGTGGTTTATAAACACATACCAAATATCGTTCGCCTGCTTTCAGGCAAGGAGCAAAAAGTCGTATGA
- a CDS encoding dihydroneopterin aldolase, producing the protein MKSEITTIIKDYKFQTVIGMFDFERVAKQEVKVSLEFRSTSLIDYVLVADFIKEFYNEMKFQSVEESLEATCKALKERFSSLTSLDMEILKTEILPNAIVGAKISTVF; encoded by the coding sequence ATGAAAAGTGAAATAACAACGATCATTAAGGATTATAAATTTCAAACTGTTATCGGAATGTTTGACTTTGAGCGAGTTGCAAAGCAAGAGGTAAAAGTAAGCTTAGAATTTCGCTCAACTAGCTTGATTGATTATGTTTTGGTGGCGGATTTTATAAAAGAATTTTACAATGAGATGAAATTTCAAAGCGTAGAAGAGTCACTAGAAGCAACCTGCAAAGCGCTAAAAGAGAGGTTTAGCTCACTTACTAGCTTGGATATGGAGATTTTAAAAACCGAGATTTTACCAAATGCAATCGTCGGTGCAAAAATCAGCACTGTTTTTTAA
- the hsrA gene encoding homeostatic response regulator transcription factor HsrA produces the protein MRILIVEDEVTLNKTIAEGLQEFGYQTDSSENFKDAEYYIGIRNYDLVLTDWMLQDGDGVDLINIIKHKSPRTSVVVLSAKDDKESEIKALRAGADDYIKKPFDFDILVARLEARLRFGGTNIIKIDELIINPDEEKITYLGRDIELKGKPFEVLTHLARHSDQIVSKEQLLDAIWEEPELVTPNVIEVAINQIRQKMDKPLNISTIETVRRRGYRFCFPKKA, from the coding sequence ATGCGTATTTTAATAGTAGAAGACGAAGTAACGCTAAATAAGACGATTGCTGAGGGGTTGCAAGAGTTTGGTTATCAGACAGATAGCTCTGAAAATTTCAAAGACGCTGAGTACTACATCGGCATCAGAAACTACGACTTAGTTTTGACTGACTGGATGCTTCAAGATGGTGACGGCGTCGATCTTATAAACATTATAAAACATAAATCTCCACGCACTTCAGTTGTAGTTCTTTCTGCAAAAGACGACAAAGAGAGCGAGATAAAGGCACTTAGAGCTGGCGCTGATGACTACATCAAAAAACCATTTGATTTTGACATTTTAGTAGCCAGACTAGAGGCTAGACTACGCTTTGGTGGCACAAATATCATCAAGATAGACGAGCTTATCATCAACCCTGATGAAGAGAAGATTACATATCTTGGCCGCGACATCGAGCTAAAAGGCAAGCCATTTGAGGTACTAACTCACCTTGCAAGGCACTCAGATCAAATCGTATCTAAAGAGCAACTACTTGACGCTATCTGGGAAGAGCCAGAGCTCGTAACTCCAAACGTTATCGAGGTTGCTATCAACCAAATCCGCCAAAAAATGGACAAACCGCTAAATATTTCGACAATAGAAACTGTTAGAAGACGCGGATATAGATTTTGCTTTCCCAAAAAAGCTTAA